From Deltaproteobacteria bacterium, a single genomic window includes:
- the leuC gene encoding 3-isopropylmalate dehydratase large subunit, with product MRQTLAMKILAAHSREPVTGTGQLVPCRVSLVLANDITAPLSIASIEKMGATKMFDADKVVLVCDHFTPNKDVKSAEQVKTVREFARKFGIENYFEGGTCGVEHALLPELGMVGPGDVVVGADSHTCTYGGLGAFATGLGSTDVAAAMVLGETWFKIPETILVRIDGNLRQFVGAKDLILNLIGRVGVAGALYKALEFTGETVAALDVEGRMTMANMAIEAGGKAGLFPADAKTLDYCRAAGRTGDQEIHPDPDAEYVQTVVIDASTLEPQIACPHLPDNVRAVSEVSDVTLDQVVIGSCTNGRISDLREAAAILKGRRVTKGLRCIVLPATPRIYRQALAEGLIEIFMEAEAIVGPPTCGPCLGGHMGILAGGERCLATTNRNFRGRMGSLDSEVYLAGPAVAAASAVTGTITDPVRL from the coding sequence ATGCGTCAGACTTTAGCCATGAAAATCCTGGCCGCCCACAGCCGGGAACCCGTCACCGGAACAGGGCAACTCGTGCCCTGCCGGGTATCCCTGGTATTGGCCAACGATATCACCGCCCCACTGTCCATCGCCTCCATCGAAAAGATGGGGGCCACCAAGATGTTCGATGCGGACAAGGTGGTTCTGGTCTGCGACCACTTCACTCCCAACAAGGATGTCAAGTCCGCCGAACAGGTCAAGACCGTCCGCGAGTTCGCCCGGAAATTCGGCATCGAAAACTACTTCGAGGGCGGCACCTGCGGAGTCGAGCACGCCCTGCTCCCGGAACTGGGCATGGTCGGCCCGGGTGACGTGGTCGTCGGGGCCGACAGTCACACCTGCACCTATGGGGGCCTGGGGGCCTTTGCCACGGGTCTCGGCAGCACCGACGTGGCCGCGGCCATGGTTCTTGGCGAGACCTGGTTCAAGATACCGGAGACCATTTTGGTCAGAATCGATGGGAACCTTCGCCAATTCGTCGGGGCCAAGGACCTGATCCTGAACCTCATCGGCCGCGTCGGCGTGGCCGGGGCCCTGTACAAGGCTTTGGAATTCACCGGCGAAACCGTCGCCGCACTGGACGTCGAAGGCCGCATGACCATGGCCAACATGGCCATCGAGGCCGGGGGCAAGGCTGGGCTCTTTCCGGCCGATGCCAAGACCCTGGACTACTGCCGGGCCGCCGGCCGGACCGGAGATCAGGAGATTCATCCGGACCCCGATGCCGAATACGTCCAGACCGTGGTCATAGACGCATCGACCCTGGAACCCCAGATCGCCTGCCCGCATCTGCCGGATAATGTTCGGGCGGTCTCCGAGGTTTCCGACGTGACCCTCGATCAGGTGGTCATCGGTTCCTGCACCAATGGACGGATCAGCGACCTGCGTGAGGCCGCAGCCATCCTGAAAGGCCGCAGGGTCACCAAAGGACTGCGCTGCATCGTCCTTCCGGCCACTCCGAGGATCTACCGCCAGGCCCTGGCCGAAGGGCTCATTGAAATTTTCATGGAGGCCGAGGCCATTGTTGGTCCGCCCACCTGTGGGCCCTGTCTGGGAGGCCACATGGGCATCCTGGCCGGAGGAGAGCGCTGTCTGGCCACCACCAACCGCAATTTTCGCGGCCGCATGGGCAGCCTGGATTCCGAGGTCTATCTTGCCGGACCGGCCGTGGCTGCGGCCAGTGCCGTCACCGGGACCATCACCGACCCCGTTCGCCTGTAA